The Microbacterium sp. KUDC0406 genome includes a window with the following:
- a CDS encoding carbon-nitrogen hydrolase family protein, producing the protein MSGSAPLVAVCQFAPTADRAANLVRIAEHVAEVAAHGARLVVFPEYSSYFVNPMDVSLAENAERLDGPFVQRLREVASHHGVVIVAGLVEAAAQSRVHNTVVAVSVDGVRAVYRKQHLYDAFGQTESDWIAPGELAPAVFDLDGIRFGLMTCYDLRFPEVARTLADAGADALVVPAEWVRGPLKEHHWTTLLAARAIENTAYAISADHPAPIGVGHSQIVDPQGVVVAGVGSAEGVAIAAVDPALIARTRETNPVLRLRRYAVTPR; encoded by the coding sequence ATGTCCGGATCCGCGCCACTCGTCGCCGTCTGCCAGTTCGCGCCGACGGCCGATCGCGCCGCCAATCTCGTCCGCATCGCGGAGCATGTGGCCGAGGTCGCGGCGCACGGTGCACGGCTGGTCGTCTTCCCGGAGTACTCCAGCTACTTCGTGAACCCGATGGACGTCTCGCTCGCGGAGAACGCCGAACGGCTGGACGGGCCGTTCGTGCAGAGGCTGCGCGAGGTCGCCTCGCATCACGGCGTCGTGATCGTCGCAGGACTCGTCGAGGCGGCCGCGCAGAGCCGGGTGCACAACACCGTCGTCGCGGTCTCGGTCGACGGTGTGCGAGCGGTCTACCGCAAGCAGCATCTGTACGACGCGTTCGGTCAGACCGAGTCGGACTGGATCGCGCCGGGGGAACTGGCTCCGGCGGTCTTCGATCTCGATGGAATCCGCTTCGGGCTGATGACCTGTTATGACCTGCGCTTCCCCGAGGTCGCGCGCACACTGGCGGATGCCGGCGCGGACGCGCTGGTCGTCCCCGCGGAATGGGTCCGAGGGCCGCTCAAGGAACACCACTGGACCACTCTGCTGGCCGCGCGCGCGATCGAGAACACCGCCTACGCGATCTCGGCCGACCACCCGGCGCCGATCGGCGTCGGGCACTCCCAGATCGTCGATCCGCAGGGCGTCGTCGTCGCCGGAGTGGGCAGTGCCGAGGGCGTCGCGATCGCCGCCGTCGATCCGGCGCTGATCGCCCGCACGCGCGAGACCAACCCCGTGCTGCGGCTCCGCCGCTACGCGGTCACCCCGCGCTGA
- a CDS encoding IS1249 family transposase, with the protein MDLPPNSTTCLVCGDPLVKNGKTAAGTQRWRCRSCGASSVRRRTDVTRREQLRRFLTWLTGKNTQAEIDGRTGRSFRHDTAWCWDLQPRMPVIGEVHDAVLVDGIWIGSWCLLIALSNTGHVIAWQWCAGETTAAWQALFEQVPEPEVVVTDGGSGIRSALANAWPEASVQRCIFHLQMNVTRELTRRPRLKAGRALRRIAQALTAIHSIDDAIAWRLTLEAWWQQYGHLTRERTMYDNGQFGYTHLRLRKAWSILHRAAEAEHIFTYLQHGNPRTTSPLEGGINAQIRHLLRHHRGMSIEHRRRAVEWFLLLHEIPINRAHHHADQPIPRPAAPAPEERHGPALYDTGLDATEGLWTRSGWAGRG; encoded by the coding sequence GTGGACCTTCCCCCGAACTCGACGACGTGTCTGGTATGCGGCGATCCGCTGGTGAAGAACGGCAAGACCGCGGCCGGCACCCAGCGGTGGCGATGCCGGTCCTGCGGAGCATCATCCGTAAGGCGCCGAACCGACGTCACCCGCCGGGAGCAGCTGCGCCGCTTCCTCACTTGGCTGACAGGCAAGAACACGCAAGCCGAGATCGACGGGCGCACCGGACGATCGTTCCGTCATGACACGGCCTGGTGCTGGGACCTGCAGCCGCGGATGCCGGTCATCGGCGAGGTCCATGACGCGGTACTCGTCGATGGGATCTGGATCGGCTCCTGGTGCCTGCTGATCGCGCTGAGCAACACCGGACACGTGATCGCCTGGCAATGGTGCGCCGGGGAGACCACCGCCGCCTGGCAAGCCCTGTTCGAGCAGGTCCCCGAGCCTGAGGTCGTCGTCACCGACGGCGGTTCCGGGATCCGATCCGCGCTCGCGAACGCCTGGCCCGAAGCGAGCGTGCAACGCTGCATCTTCCACCTGCAGATGAACGTCACCCGCGAGCTCACCCGCCGCCCGCGCCTGAAGGCCGGTCGCGCTCTGCGCCGCATCGCTCAGGCACTCACCGCCATCCACAGCATCGACGACGCGATCGCCTGGCGGCTCACTCTTGAAGCCTGGTGGCAGCAGTACGGGCACCTCACCCGCGAACGCACAATGTATGACAACGGCCAGTTCGGATACACCCACCTGCGTCTGCGGAAAGCCTGGAGCATCCTGCACCGCGCAGCCGAAGCCGAACACATCTTCACCTACCTGCAGCACGGCAACCCACGCACCACGAGTCCTCTCGAAGGCGGCATCAACGCTCAGATCCGGCACCTGCTGCGCCACCACCGCGGGATGAGCATCGAGCACCGCCGCCGCGCCGTCGAATGGTTCCTCCTCCTGCACGAGATCCCCATCAATCGCGCACACCACCACGCCGACCAACCCATACCCCGGCCCGCAGCACCGGCACCCGAGGAACGCCACGGCCCCGCGCTCTACGACACCGGACTCGACGCCACAGAAGGCCTCTGGACCAGATCAGGATGGGCAGGACGAGGATGA
- a CDS encoding DUF1918 domain-containing protein, whose translation MEFVAGSRIVIHGAKVGDTERHGEVIEARGDSGGPPYYIRFDDGHESLVFPGPDCEIEHRE comes from the coding sequence ATGGAGTTCGTGGCGGGATCGCGGATCGTGATCCACGGAGCGAAGGTGGGCGACACCGAGCGGCACGGCGAGGTGATCGAGGCGCGCGGCGACAGCGGCGGACCGCCGTACTACATCCGCTTCGACGACGGGCACGAGTCGCTCGTGTTCCCCGGGCCGGACTGCGAGATCGAGCACCGGGAGTGA
- a CDS encoding UPF0182 family membrane protein: MTSNPAPTAATPRTSRRILTISLVVIAALIAGFFVFASLYTEFLWFDQLGFASVLTTQWVAMAVMFVVGFLGMAVPLFLCIQLAYRLRPVYVRLSSQLDRYQEVVEPLRRLAMWGMPIFFGVFAGFASAGNWRVVWLWANGVTTSVKDPEFGVDTGFYLFAMPFYHMLLAFVSAVLLLCLVITALVSYLYGSVRIGQRELRISKPARIQLAVLAGLYLAVQAVSLWLDRYLTLTQPDDRITGPAYTGVNATIPGLAILSIIAAVVAILFFVTAIIGRWRFPLAATALLVVASLVVGVGYPWIVTTFQVKPNQNRLQAEFYDRNIDSTKTAYGVDDMTVTPVKAKTDTEKGQLREDAETTASVRIMDPNIISPTVAQLQQYRSYYQFGTDLDVDRYEIDGKMQDTVVAVRELDMTKLGGGDSWNNRAAVYTHGYGLVAMAGNQRTTDGEPVFLEQGIPSSGFLTDSEKYEPRVYFGEHSPDYSIVGAPEGTTPVEIDYPRGGKDGGSDTKTTFKGDGGPRIGNTFTKLLYALKFQSEQILFSDLVNPESQILYDRNPRDRVQKVAPYLTLDSDPYPSVVDGRIVWIVDGFTTSATYPYASKVSLRDAIADSTNPASAVSFDEINYIRNSVKATVDAYDGSVTLYAWDDEDPVLQTWQKVFPSTVKPISQMSGDLMSHVRYPTDLFKVQRNMLGIYHIKDANSFAQEDNRWQTPDDPQSSNQSQPPYYLSMRMPGDDTSRFSMYSTFIPASQGQSTREVLMGYLSVDSDAGSTKGEKADTYGKLQLLEVDTDTTVPGPGQVQNTFNSNTTVAQQVNLMQQGESEVKYGNLLTLPVGGGLLYVQPVYVQQSKGTQLPNLRKILVAFGDQVAFEDTLTEALDALFGGDAGAAGGDEDVPPTDEGETPTEPTTPDQPADAEKQALADASEAMTARDAALKAGDLEAFAAADKKLTAAVQKLLDLSDTSSDTSKK; this comes from the coding sequence CGGTGATGTTCGTCGTCGGGTTCCTCGGCATGGCCGTGCCGTTGTTCCTGTGCATCCAGCTCGCCTATCGGCTGCGCCCTGTCTATGTGCGGCTGAGCTCGCAGCTGGACCGCTACCAGGAGGTCGTCGAGCCGCTGCGCCGTCTGGCGATGTGGGGCATGCCCATCTTCTTCGGCGTCTTCGCGGGGTTCGCCTCCGCGGGCAACTGGCGCGTGGTGTGGCTGTGGGCGAACGGCGTCACCACGAGCGTGAAGGACCCCGAGTTCGGCGTCGACACCGGGTTCTACCTGTTCGCGATGCCCTTCTACCACATGCTGCTCGCGTTCGTCTCGGCCGTGCTGCTGCTGTGCCTGGTGATCACCGCGCTGGTGTCGTACCTGTACGGATCGGTGCGGATCGGGCAGCGTGAGCTGCGCATCTCGAAGCCGGCCCGCATCCAGCTCGCCGTCCTCGCCGGCCTCTACCTGGCCGTCCAGGCCGTCAGCCTGTGGCTGGACCGCTACCTGACCCTGACCCAGCCGGATGACCGCATCACGGGACCGGCGTACACCGGCGTGAACGCGACCATTCCCGGACTTGCGATCCTGTCGATCATCGCGGCCGTCGTCGCGATCCTCTTCTTCGTCACCGCGATCATCGGCCGCTGGCGCTTCCCGCTCGCGGCGACCGCGCTGCTCGTGGTGGCATCCCTCGTCGTCGGCGTCGGCTACCCCTGGATCGTCACCACCTTCCAGGTGAAGCCGAACCAGAACCGGCTGCAGGCGGAGTTCTACGACCGCAACATCGACAGCACGAAGACGGCCTACGGCGTCGACGACATGACGGTCACGCCGGTCAAGGCCAAGACCGACACCGAGAAGGGCCAGCTGCGCGAAGACGCCGAGACCACGGCATCCGTCCGCATCATGGACCCGAACATCATCAGCCCCACCGTGGCGCAGCTGCAGCAGTACCGCTCGTACTACCAGTTCGGCACCGACCTCGACGTCGACCGCTACGAGATCGACGGCAAGATGCAGGACACGGTCGTCGCGGTCCGCGAGCTCGACATGACCAAGCTCGGCGGCGGCGACAGCTGGAACAACCGCGCCGCGGTCTACACGCACGGCTACGGCCTCGTGGCGATGGCGGGCAACCAGCGCACCACCGACGGCGAGCCGGTGTTCCTGGAGCAGGGCATCCCGTCATCCGGCTTCCTCACCGACAGCGAGAAGTACGAGCCGCGGGTGTACTTCGGCGAGCACTCGCCGGACTACTCGATCGTCGGCGCCCCCGAGGGCACCACACCGGTCGAGATCGACTACCCGCGCGGCGGGAAGGACGGCGGTTCCGACACCAAGACGACCTTCAAGGGCGACGGCGGCCCGCGCATCGGCAACACGTTCACCAAGCTGCTGTACGCGCTGAAGTTCCAGTCCGAGCAGATCCTGTTCTCGGACCTCGTCAACCCCGAGTCGCAGATCCTGTACGACCGGAACCCGCGTGACCGCGTGCAGAAGGTCGCCCCGTACCTGACCCTCGACAGCGACCCGTACCCCAGCGTCGTCGACGGCCGGATCGTCTGGATCGTTGACGGCTTCACCACGAGCGCGACGTACCCGTACGCGTCGAAGGTGAGCCTGCGCGACGCGATCGCCGATTCGACCAACCCGGCATCGGCGGTGTCGTTCGACGAGATCAACTACATCCGCAACTCGGTCAAGGCCACGGTCGACGCCTACGACGGATCGGTCACGCTGTACGCCTGGGACGACGAGGACCCGGTGCTGCAGACCTGGCAGAAGGTGTTCCCGTCGACCGTCAAGCCGATCAGCCAGATGTCGGGCGATCTGATGAGCCACGTCCGGTACCCGACCGACCTGTTCAAGGTGCAGCGCAACATGCTCGGCATCTACCACATCAAGGACGCGAACTCCTTCGCGCAGGAGGACAACCGCTGGCAGACCCCGGACGACCCCCAGTCGTCGAACCAGTCCCAGCCGCCGTACTACCTGTCGATGCGGATGCCGGGTGACGACACGTCGCGGTTCTCGATGTACTCGACGTTCATCCCCGCCTCGCAGGGGCAGAGCACCCGAGAGGTGCTGATGGGCTACCTGTCGGTCGACTCGGATGCCGGCTCGACGAAGGGCGAGAAGGCCGACACGTACGGCAAGCTGCAGCTGCTCGAGGTCGACACCGACACCACGGTCCCCGGCCCCGGTCAGGTGCAGAACACCTTCAACTCGAACACCACGGTGGCGCAGCAGGTCAACCTGATGCAGCAGGGCGAGTCCGAGGTGAAGTACGGCAACCTGCTGACCCTGCCGGTCGGCGGCGGTCTGCTCTACGTCCAGCCGGTCTACGTGCAGCAGTCGAAGGGCACCCAGCTGCCGAACCTGCGCAAGATCCTGGTGGCGTTCGGCGATCAGGTCGCCTTCGAGGACACCCTGACCGAGGCACTCGACGCATTGTTCGGCGGCGACGCCGGCGCCGCCGGCGGCGATGAGGACGTGCCTCCGACGGATGAGGGCGAGACCCCGACCGAGCCGACGACGCCCGACCAGCCCGCCGATGCCGAGAAGCAGGCGCTGGCGGATGCCTCGGAGGCGATGACCGCCCGGGACGCCGCCCTGAAGGCCGGCGACCTGGAGGCGTTCGCGGCCGCGGACAAGAAGCTGACGGCGGCCGTGCAGAAGCTGCTCGACCTGTCGGACACTTCCTCGGACACCTCGAAGAAGTAG